From the bacterium genome, one window contains:
- a CDS encoding YgiT-type zinc finger protein, translated as MPSKGYPCPSDTNCQGRVFPRTINYTFQSQGKEITVPDITVDVCDRCGEMFFPHEAARKIEIYQHYSEDVHLHFSPEVQAKLANLAHKHHHSLNDEIKTIIEQQLCRVE; from the coding sequence ATGCCATCTAAAGGGTATCCCTGTCCTTCAGATACTAATTGCCAGGGACGAGTGTTTCCACGGACTATAAATTACACCTTCCAGTCCCAGGGAAAAGAAATCACTGTTCCTGATATAACTGTTGATGTCTGCGATCGCTGTGGAGAAATGTTTTTCCCTCATGAAGCAGCCCGAAAAATCGAGATATATCAACATTACTCTGAAGATGTTCACTTACATTTTTCACCCGAAGTCCAGGCAAAACTGGCTAATCTGGCTCACAAACACCATCATTCCCTTAACGATGAAATCAAAACTATAATAGAACAACAGTTATGCCGAGTAGAGTGA
- the flgA gene encoding flagellar basal body P-ring formation chaperone FlgA, whose translation MMLVNKLIRAFCLLLLSATQVLASGRIEVKEKVTLKGPEITLGEVAEISGMPSELSAELKQIRLGRAPLPGRTRNIRSSYLKIFLNRYAEAGFILDCPDQIEITTASQPLDVDALIEAAYSALLEGLGLNKAECGRRNAESEMTEEIREKGGDRGGGFQTVVEVVKRPGEMILPEGEVKFEIVSLPSPGTRTSRLSIPVKIRIDGEEEYRRVQVGFMLKRFQSVVVAARHLDRHHLLAEEDLKIASKEIRGSSRKTFYQTPGELIGYRTKRSIQAGTPLTEAMVDIPPLIHRGDIVVLETTWGDITVSALGQARRDGRAGERIAVLNCDSKKVVEGRVNAEGIVVVERSYP comes from the coding sequence ATGATGTTAGTTAACAAGCTAATCAGGGCCTTTTGTCTGCTATTATTATCAGCCACTCAAGTCCTGGCTAGTGGCCGGATTGAAGTGAAAGAGAAGGTGACCCTCAAGGGGCCGGAGATTACCCTGGGGGAGGTGGCTGAAATATCTGGGATGCCCTCAGAGTTATCCGCTGAGCTTAAACAGATTCGGCTTGGCCGGGCACCCTTGCCCGGTCGGACAAGAAATATTAGATCAAGCTACTTAAAAATATTCCTTAACCGCTATGCTGAGGCAGGTTTTATCCTCGACTGCCCGGATCAGATTGAGATAACCACGGCCTCCCAACCTTTAGATGTAGATGCCTTGATTGAGGCTGCCTATTCCGCTCTTTTAGAAGGCCTCGGGCTTAATAAGGCGGAATGCGGAAGGCGGAATGCGGAGTCAGAGATGACAGAGGAGATAAGGGAGAAGGGAGGAGACAGAGGCGGCGGTTTTCAGACAGTGGTTGAGGTAGTTAAAAGACCTGGAGAGATGATCCTGCCTGAAGGAGAGGTAAAGTTTGAGATCGTTTCTCTCCCCTCACCCGGAACCAGAACGAGCCGGCTGTCCATCCCGGTCAAAATAAGGATTGACGGAGAGGAGGAATATCGGAGAGTGCAGGTAGGGTTTATGCTAAAACGATTTCAGTCGGTGGTGGTAGCGGCCAGACATCTTGACCGGCATCATTTACTGGCCGAGGAGGACCTGAAGATAGCCTCTAAAGAGATCAGGGGGTCATCCAGGAAGACCTTTTACCAAACGCCTGGGGAATTAATTGGCTACCGGACTAAGCGGTCAATTCAGGCAGGGACTCCCTTAACCGAGGCCATGGTTGACATCCCACCTCTGATTCATCGGGGAGATATAGTGGTCCTGGAGACCACCTGGGGAGACATTACTGTTTCGGCCCTGGGACAGGCCCGCCGTGACGGTCGGGCAGGCGAAAGGATCGCCGTGTTGAATTGCGATTCGAAAAAGGTAGTAGAAGGAAGGGTCAACGCCGAGGGAATAGTAGTGGTGGAAAGATCATACCCATAG
- a CDS encoding flagellar basal body L-ring protein FlgH: MKLSGGRKDLLSGLVFIFLAGVVTPGQAISLWSERSNYFIDHKARQPGDIITVLITESSNATHAASTKRDKDVSVDGGPTSVTKNLLDFLPFFGGKAKSAYKGSGSTTRRGALTATISCRVVKVLPNGNLSIEGSKNIRVNSEEEEIILSGVIRPEDISSDNTIPSTYVSEANVRYKGGLTFSDQEKPGLFKRVLAGIANFCF, encoded by the coding sequence ATGAAACTATCTGGAGGTAGAAAGGACCTGCTCAGTGGGCTGGTCTTTATTTTTTTAGCCGGTGTAGTTACGCCAGGGCAGGCAATCTCTTTATGGTCTGAAAGGAGTAATTACTTTATTGACCATAAGGCCAGACAACCAGGAGACATAATTACTGTTCTCATCACTGAATCTTCTAATGCTACTCACGCCGCTTCGACTAAACGAGATAAGGACGTTAGTGTTGATGGCGGCCCCACCAGTGTAACCAAAAATCTTCTCGACTTTCTTCCCTTCTTTGGAGGAAAAGCTAAGAGCGCCTACAAGGGGAGCGGAAGCACTACCCGGCGAGGAGCCTTAACGGCCACCATTAGTTGCCGGGTGGTCAAGGTTCTGCCTAATGGAAACTTAAGTATAGAGGGCTCCAAGAATATCCGGGTAAACAGCGAAGAAGAAGAGATCATCCTCTCCGGAGTAATCAGACCGGAAGATATTTCTTCAGATAATACCATCCCGTCTACCTATGTTTCCGAGGCCAATGTCCGTTATAAAGGAGGACTCACCTTCAGTGACCAGGAAAAACCAGGGCTGTTTAAAAGAGTCCTG